The sequence CCAGTCAAGACAAGCCCATTCAACTCTACCATAGTCATTTTCAATCGCTAAATTTACTATAAATTTTAGAAGTTTTTTTCCATAACCTTTGCCTCTATGCTCGTTTATAATATATAGATCTTCTAGCCAAATTCCAGGCTTTCCTAAAAAGGTAGAAAAATTATAACAATAAAGCGCAAACCCAATTGGTTTTTCATCTTCATATGCTAGTATAACTTTTGCTTTTTCCTTCTCAAAAATCCACTCTTCTAAAAGTTCAGGAGTTGCTACAACTTGTCCTTCAAGTCTTTCATATATTGCAAGATCTTGTATGAATTTTAAAATTATATGAATATCTTCTTTTGTTGCAAATTTGATATTAAATTTAGTCATTATTAACCTTTTTAAATACTTTTAATGCTTTTTCTAAATCTTCTTTAGTGTCAATTCCAATGCTTTTGCTTTCCATTTTTAACATTGATATTTTTTTGCCATTACTAAGTGCTCTTAATTGTTCAAGTTTTTCTGTCTTTTCTAACTTACTTTGACTAAAATCACAAAATTCCATTAAAGTTTTAACACTATATGCATAAATTCCAATGTGCCCTTTATAATCATTATAAGGCTCTCTGTCAAAAGGAATTTTTGATCTTGAAAAATACAAAGCCGTGCTATTTTCATCGACTACAACTTTTACTAAATTTGGATTGTCCGCTTCGCTTTTTTCTATATATTTATAAGCACTTGCCATAAATGCATCTTGGTTTAAAATTTGCTCCATTGCAAACTCTTTAAATTTAGTTAAATTTAAACCCTCAAAAAATGGCTCATCAGCTTGCAGATTTATGATAACTTCACTATCTTTTAACCCCATCTTGCTAACAGCTTCATTTATCCTATCAGTTCCGCTTTCGTGAGTAGTTTTTGTCATAACTGCTTTAAAACCATAATCATTTGCTATTTTTAGCACTTTTTCATCATCAACAGCTATTAAAACATCATCAACTTTTTTAGCTACATTTGCAGTTGCTATAAACATAGGAACACCGAAAATATCGCATAAAATTTTGTTTTCAAATCTTGTTGATTTCAGCCTTGTTGGTATTACTATCATAGTTTAATCCACTCTAATATTTTTGCTTTTATATCTGTTTTTTTAACTACATCATTGTGAACAGCTTTTTTCTCAAATAGTTCCAAAATCTCGCTTGGAATTTCATCATTAAATTCACTAGCTAAAAGTTGCATTTGCTCTTTTTCATTATAAATTTTTTCATCTTTTATAGCCTTTATCATTGAAGGTGTAAATTTAACCCAGTGTGCAGTTGAGGTTACAATAGTTGGCTTGTTTGGTTTAAATTTAAAACAAGTTGCAGTATGTGGGTCTATAAGTTTGCCTTTGTCTGCCATATTTTTTATAAAACAAGAGCACTCTTTGTCTGTGC is a genomic window of Campylobacter blaseri containing:
- a CDS encoding GNAT family N-acetyltransferase; its protein translation is MTKFNIKFATKEDIHIILKFIQDLAIYERLEGQVVATPELLEEWIFEKEKAKVILAYEDEKPIGFALYCYNFSTFLGKPGIWLEDLYIINEHRGKGYGKKLLKFIVNLAIENDYGRVEWACLDWNQPSIDFYLSLDARAMDEWTTYRLEGDNLKHFCENH
- the kdsB gene encoding 3-deoxy-manno-octulosonate cytidylyltransferase, with the protein product MIVIPTRLKSTRFENKILCDIFGVPMFIATANVAKKVDDVLIAVDDEKVLKIANDYGFKAVMTKTTHESGTDRINEAVSKMGLKDSEVIINLQADEPFFEGLNLTKFKEFAMEQILNQDAFMASAYKYIEKSEADNPNLVKVVVDENSTALYFSRSKIPFDREPYNDYKGHIGIYAYSVKTLMEFCDFSQSKLEKTEKLEQLRALSNGKKISMLKMESKSIGIDTKEDLEKALKVFKKVNND